The sequence TGTGGTCATTCCTTGCATATGTCATGTTAATGTTCTATGTTTTTATTTAGATCTGGGGTCATAAGGGTTTCTTTTTTGCACTAGTCTATTGCTAGGCTAGCCTAACATGTGAtgaattgtttatatatgtatCCAGATCAAGATGAAGGTTGTGGCAATGCCAAAGGTCAAATGAAGGCaggttttttgttgaataattcaGATTTTATGTTCAATCCCTCACAAGTTGCTCATAGCTATTCAATGGTAGGTTGAGTTGTAGACCATGGAACCTTGTTTGTAGGCTATGCTGTAAAACTCATGCTTCTTCTCCCATTTTAGGCTCGTGTTCCATATCCTTATGCTGAGCCATGCTTTGGTGGGTTGTTGACTGCTTATGGACCACAAGCAATTGTAAGTTCCACTAAGTTCAATGTTTGAGGATCCCTTTGATCTATGTATACCAATCTTCTGCCTTGTTAATTTTATCTTGTGGAGAACACATAAATTGGGAATCTGTATACTCTAATTTGCTAGATGGTGTTGGAATACATGAATTAGCACAAAGCtattattttgctattttccaTGTTGAGGCCAACTctgactaatatttttttggatcaGTACAATTGCAACTCTGACTAGGGACAATGGAGCTTTATCTACTTTATTATTAATCTGGCCTTTGTCTTAAACTGTTTTTTCCTTTCACCTATTTGTTGCGATTTTTTCTGAAATTAACCGGATTCGGCCGCAGATGATGGGGATGGCACCTGCACGAGTCCCACTGCCACTTGATTTTACGGATTATGGACCCATTTATGTCAATCCAAAACAGTACCATGGAATCCTCAGAAGGAGACAGTCACGTGCAAAACTTGAGGCTCAAAACAAACTTGTCAAAGCTCGAAAGGTATGTATGTCCTTTTGCTGCATTTGGTTCTTGTGGAAGTGAATGTTTTAGTTTTGGGAAAATCTGTATGATCTTTGCTTTGAATCTTTAATGAATTGATAATTTGCTTGGGGAAAAAAGAACAGATAAAAAATTACACCTACTTCCCTTGAGGTTTCATAAAATGAAAACCTTCTGCAAAATACATCTTTCTTAGGTTTGTtataaatacaacaaaaaagtATGCCCTCCCACAGTGCTTACTGaggatttcaatttttttttttttaaataataaatattcctACTTATTTACAAACGTCAAGGGAAATGTCATTTCATCCATAACCTCAACGGGTGGGGGGTGTCATCTCCTATATAGTTTGGTGTCATGCATTGATTCATCTGTTGTATTTATACAAACCTGAAGGGTGGGTGAGAGTATCATTTTGTCCGTATACTGATCTGCATCCCTTTCAATTAAATGCAGCCATATCTTCATGAGTCTCGGCATCGTCATGCATTAAATAGGACTAGGGGAACTGGTGGACGCTTTCTCAGCACAAAAAAGGGGCAAAATCCTGATCCAACCGCCACTAGTAGCAACCATTATGTCTCGGACACTGAAAATATATCAGACTTTGATAGTAGTCAATTTGGAACCCATCAACATGTTGGTTCCATTACAGCCTGCTCTGACATCACTAGTGTCTCCAATAGAAATGGTAAGAATGCCTATCAGCAGCCGGGTCACAGGTTCTCAGGCCTGTCTCCCCACTTGGGTGGAGCCATGCAATGCAATGGGAGCCTTGTGTCTGGTGGCACCCAACACTGTGCTTCAGTTGTCCGGTGAGGATACACTGTACCTCAGTCGTCCGGTGAGGATATTGGGAAGCACACGATTACCATTTCACTGGTCTGGCAATTCATCCTTGGCTTTGTCACTTAAACTTTCTATATGCTATTATAATATGCTTGATTTCAAATTGCGTAAGAGACGCCACCATGTACTAGGTTTATCTATCTGCTTCCTGCTACTTGCATTGCATGTATTGTGAGAATAATCACATGGCTGTAAGGAGAGGCTGTGCTTGTGCCATCCCCATCATCTGCGGCCGAATCCGGTTAATTTCAGAAAAAATCGCAACAAATAGGTGAAAGGAAAAAACAGTTTAAGACAAAGGCCAGATTAATAATAAAGTAGATAAAGCTCCATTGTCCCTAGTCAGAGTTGCAATTGTACtgatccaaaaaaatattagtcagAGTTGGCCTCAACAtggaaaatagcaaaataataGCTTTGTGCTAATTCATGTATTCCAACACCATCTAGCAAATTAGAGTATACAGATTCCCAATTTATGTGTTCTCCACAAGATAAAATTAACAAGGCAGAAGATTGGTATACATAGATCAAAGGGATCCTCAAACATTGAACTTAGTGGAACTTACAATTGCTTGTGGTCCATAAGCAGTCAACAACCCACCAAAGCATGGCTCAGCATAAGGATATGGAACACGAGCCTAAAATGGGAGAAGAAGCATGAGTTTTACAGCATAGCCTACAAACAAGGTTCCATGGTCTACAACTCAACCTACCATTGAATAGCTATGAGCAACTTGTGAGGGATTGAACATAAAATCtgaattattcaacaaaaaacctGCCTTCATTTGACCTTTGGCATTGCCACAACCTTCATCTTGATCTGaatacatatataaacaattcaTCACATGTTAGGCTAGCGTGTGCAAAAAAGAAACCCTTATGACCCCAGATCTAAATAAAAACATAGAACATTAACATGACATATGCAAGGAATGACCATATAGATTAGGATAAAAGGAGGTACTGCTTTCAACACTTGTTCTGCTGCAGATCcctatttcatttaatttacTTCAATTGAactttccaagccaaattttcTATTGAACCATATGTGTAAACCTATCATGGTTTAAATCTCTAGTAACAGAgatctatattttatttaatttgcttCAAATAAACATTCCTAACCAAATCTTCAGAAGACACTTGCTAGCCAACTTTCACAATGAACAGAAAGtacagggggaaaaaaaataataataacatagaATACACACATTAAAGCAAGTTTAAAGACATCTTTTGTATATGTAGTTCTTAGTCTCCAGAATACCTAACTTATTGAAAAATTGCACCTAGCAAATAATAATTGAATTCTTATTTTCTGCCTCACCTTAAGATCACTGTAAAAGCCTGCACCTCACAAGGGTTATACAAAAAATGTGGAACAGAATCACAGAATCAATTGAATAAATACCTGATTCTGATGAAATGCATTGACCTTGAGAATTGGTCCCTCCCACAGCACCCACTTCATGGTGAGACTGACCAGTAAATTGAATTGTGGATGATTCCTGGTCTGGTAGTTGAAGACCTAAATGTTTTGCTTCATGAATTTGTTGTTGTGGAGAATCCATTTTCAAGCTTGCGGTCTTGGATGAAGACGATGGAATTTTCTGTTCATTTGAATTCCACCACGATGAGCATTTAACAGTGAGATGGGGCATTGCATGAACAGGTTTTGTCAAGAATTTTTCTTGGGAAAGTTTAGATgtctgtcaatttttttttctgaatttgaTGCCAAAGCCAAAAGATCCTTAACTGTAAGCAGGTTACTTTGGCTCAATTTGAGATTAGCTACTCATGAAAAACACAAAAGTCAATGAGTAATT is a genomic window of Quercus lobata isolate SW786 chromosome 2, ValleyOak3.0 Primary Assembly, whole genome shotgun sequence containing:
- the LOC115976043 gene encoding nuclear transcription factor Y subunit A-3-like isoform X3 gives rise to the protein MTYYRKSQRGCHPVPIFTKIPSSSSKTASLKMDSPQQQIHEAKHLGLQLPDQESSTIQFTGQSHHEVGAVGGTNSQGQCISSESDQDEGCGNAKGQMKARVPYPYAEPCFGGLLTAYGPQAIMMGMAPARVPLPLDFTDYGPIYVNPKQYHGILRRRQSRAKLEAQNKLVKARKPYLHESRHRHALNRTRGTGGRFLSTKKGQNPDPTATSSNHYVSDTENISDFDSSQFGTHQHVGSITACSDITSVSNRNGKNAYQQPGHRFSGLSPHLGGAMQCNGSLVSGGTQHCASVVR
- the LOC115976043 gene encoding nuclear transcription factor Y subunit A-3-like isoform X2; protein product: MPHLTVKCSSWWNSNEQKIPSSSSKTASLKMDSPQQQIHEAKHLGLQLPDQESSTIQFTGQSHHEVGAVGGTNSQGQCISSESDQDEGCGNAKGQMKAGFLLNNSDFMFNPSQVAHSYSMARVPYPYAEPCFGGLLTAYGPQAIMMGMAPARVPLPLDFTDYGPIYVNPKQYHGILRRRQSRAKLEAQNKLVKARKPYLHESRHRHALNRTRGTGGRFLSTKKGQNPDPTATSSNHYVSDTENISDFDSSQFGTHQHVGSITACSDITSVSNRNGKNAYQQPGHRFSGLSPHLGGAMQCNGSLVSGGTQHCASVVR
- the LOC115976043 gene encoding nuclear transcription factor Y subunit A-3-like isoform X1, with product MTYYRKSQRGCHPVPIFTKIPSSSSKTASLKMDSPQQQIHEAKHLGLQLPDQESSTIQFTGQSHHEVGAVGGTNSQGQCISSESDQDEGCGNAKGQMKAGFLLNNSDFMFNPSQVAHSYSMARVPYPYAEPCFGGLLTAYGPQAIMMGMAPARVPLPLDFTDYGPIYVNPKQYHGILRRRQSRAKLEAQNKLVKARKPYLHESRHRHALNRTRGTGGRFLSTKKGQNPDPTATSSNHYVSDTENISDFDSSQFGTHQHVGSITACSDITSVSNRNGKNAYQQPGHRFSGLSPHLGGAMQCNGSLVSGGTQHCASVVR
- the LOC115967893 gene encoding nuclear transcription factor Y subunit A-3-like; protein product: MTYYRKSQRGCHTVPIFTKIPSSSSKTASLKMDSPQQQIHEAKHLGLQLPDQESSTIQFTGQSHHEVGAVGGTNSQGQCISSESDQDEGCGNAKGQMKAGFLLNNSDFMFNPSQVAHSYSMARVPYPYAEPCFGGLLTAYGPQAIMMGMAQAQPLLTAM